From the genome of Carassius auratus strain Wakin unplaced genomic scaffold, ASM336829v1 scaf_tig00036707, whole genome shotgun sequence, one region includes:
- the LOC113082682 gene encoding stonustoxin subunit alpha-like, translating into MSQLGQFIYPEVFDKKTATHVVTAVQYGAQALMVFDRTFSEDENKQEIEGELNIMFKNIPSFSIDAEASGSMKEHEKKKAEKITCIFHGDVLLEENPTTYMESIEIYKKLRILLKENPQNMVPIKVWLHPLHLLENKAARLDRKMTTSLISDADHIIKELGEAERTHNDL; encoded by the coding sequence ATGTCCCAGCTGGGCCAGTTCATCTACCCTGAGGTGTTTGACAAGAAAACTGCAACTCATGTGGTCACGGCAGTACAGTATGGAGCTCAGGCCCTCATGGTGTTTGATCGGACATTTTCAGAAGACGAGAACAAGCAGGAGATTGAGGGAGAACTGAATATCATGTTCAAGAACATCCCTTCATTTTCAATTGATGCAGAAGCATCTGGCAGTATGAAAGAACATGAAAAGAAAAAGGCTGAGAAAATCACCTGCATATTTCATGGGGATGTCCTACTTGAGGAGAACCCCACCACATACATGGAATCCATTGAGATATACAAGAAGCTCCGCATTCTGCTGAAGGAGAATCCACAGAATATGGTTCCAATAAAAGTCTGGCTCCATCCTCTTCATCTGTTAGAGAACAAAGCAGCTCGGCTCGATAGAAAAATGACCACAAGTCTGATTTCTGACGCTGATCATATAATCAAGGAGCTTGGAGAGGCAGAGAGGACACACAATGACCTGTGA